From Leptotrichia wadei, one genomic window encodes:
- a CDS encoding nitroreductase family protein, with product MNELIKQLQNRRSVREFTGEKLKEEDLQTILETAQRAANSINGQQTSLIVIRDKEKLAKIAELCGGQKHIAQAEAFIFVLIDFHRGVYASNSLGKRNIAPKSADGILVGAVDAGIMVNALQTAAFALGYGSTVIGAIRKETKEFIKMLGLPKYVFPIIGTTIGVPAERNLTRVKPRVPLDTFVFEDTYNAKKVEEGVEFHEKDTIKWREENNTPQLPSYKEMLVRIYENFYNKSKQDLEDQGFKFTDDLEEQ from the coding sequence ATGAACGAATTAATAAAACAATTACAAAATAGACGTTCTGTAAGGGAATTTACAGGCGAAAAATTAAAGGAAGAAGATCTTCAGACAATTCTTGAAACTGCCCAAAGAGCTGCAAATTCAATTAATGGTCAGCAAACTTCATTAATTGTCATAAGAGATAAGGAAAAATTAGCAAAAATCGCAGAATTATGCGGCGGACAAAAACATATCGCCCAAGCCGAAGCATTCATTTTTGTACTAATCGACTTCCACCGTGGAGTTTATGCTTCAAATTCACTTGGAAAAAGAAACATCGCTCCAAAATCAGCCGATGGAATCCTAGTCGGAGCAGTAGATGCCGGAATTATGGTAAATGCCCTGCAAACTGCAGCTTTTGCCCTTGGTTACGGAAGCACTGTAATAGGAGCAATTAGAAAAGAAACAAAAGAATTCATAAAAATGCTAGGACTTCCAAAATACGTCTTCCCAATTATAGGAACAACAATCGGAGTCCCTGCCGAAAGAAACCTGACAAGAGTAAAACCAAGAGTCCCACTAGATACATTCGTATTTGAAGACACTTATAATGCTAAAAAAGTAGAAGAAGGCGTAGAATTCCACGAAAAAGACACCATAAAATGGCGTGAAGAAAACAACACCCCACAACTGCCATCATACAAAGAAATGCTAGTAAGAATCTACGAAAACTTCTACAACAAGTCAAAACAGGACTTAGAAGACCAAGGATTTAAATTTACTGATGACTTGGAAGAACAATAA
- a CDS encoding phosphomevalonate kinase yields the protein MLENKIITNKTCGKLYIAGEYSILTAGQSAIIKNVNIFMESRISFSDTDEYTVFSDMFDYKLTLEKDTFNNENILQNFDKNYLLICEAISVMSEYLKLKNLEIKPFEMKITGKMERDGKKFGIGSSGSVVILTIKSILSLYNLEISKEMLFKLSSYVLLKRGDNGSMGDIACISYENLIFYRSFDRKRIRELIEKETLEDVLETDWNYEISELYFNEKEPNRKDKNSLSCEFLAGWTKEPAISKDLINIVKSSICESENFLKDVEEIVKKLREAIKNRDKLAIKECIDENGKLLENLDENIYSKKLKELVNATKNLDICAKSSGAGGGDCGIAFSFDERDTKIVVEKWKKLGIELLYSEKL from the coding sequence ATGCTGGAAAATAAAATAATAACTAATAAAACTTGTGGAAAGCTCTATATCGCCGGAGAATATTCAATTTTGACGGCTGGGCAGAGTGCGATTATAAAAAATGTAAATATATTTATGGAATCAAGAATAAGTTTTTCAGATACGGATGAATATACGGTTTTTTCAGATATGTTTGACTATAAATTGACTCTTGAAAAAGATACTTTTAATAATGAAAATATTTTGCAAAATTTTGATAAAAATTATTTGCTTATTTGTGAAGCAATATCTGTTATGAGCGAATATTTAAAGTTAAAAAATTTGGAAATCAAGCCTTTTGAGATGAAAATTACTGGGAAAATGGAAAGAGATGGGAAAAAATTTGGAATTGGCTCAAGCGGGAGTGTTGTAATTTTGACAATAAAGTCCATTTTGAGCTTATATAACTTGGAAATTTCTAAGGAAATGCTTTTTAAATTGTCTTCTTATGTCTTGCTAAAACGTGGAGATAATGGCTCTATGGGCGATATTGCCTGCATTTCTTATGAAAATCTTATTTTTTACAGATCTTTTGACAGAAAGAGAATTAGAGAATTAATAGAAAAGGAAACTTTGGAAGATGTATTAGAAACTGACTGGAATTATGAAATTTCTGAACTTTATTTTAATGAAAAAGAACCTAATCGAAAGGATAAAAATAGCTTAAGCTGTGAATTTTTGGCTGGATGGACAAAGGAGCCTGCTATTTCAAAGGATTTGATAAACATTGTGAAAAGTTCTATTTGTGAAAGTGAAAATTTTTTGAAGGATGTGGAAGAAATTGTGAAAAAACTTAGGGAAGCTATAAAAAATAGGGATAAGTTGGCAATTAAAGAATGTATTGATGAAAATGGGAAATTGCTTGAAAATTTGGATGAAAATATTTATAGTAAAAAACTAAAAGAATTGGTGAATGCCACAAAAAATTTGGATATTTGTGCAAAAAGCAGTGGAGCAGGTGGTGGAGATTGTGGAATTGCATTTTCTTTTGATGAAAGGGATACTAAAATAGTTGTAGAAAAATGGAAAAAACTGGGGATTGAATTGTTGTATTCTGAAAAATTATAA
- the fni gene encoding type 2 isopentenyl-diphosphate Delta-isomerase, with product MKNRKDEHIRYALEHRSEYNSFDEVELIHCSIPKYNLEEIELKTQFAGCEFEVPFFINAITGGSENAKKINQKLARVASECGLLFVTGSYSAALKNVGDDSFKIVKRENPGLKLATNIGIDKNFTAGIKAVEALDPLFLQVHVNLMQELIMSEGSRNFREWENNLREFARNIEVPIVLKEVGFGMTENTVKKGLELGIKTFDISGRGGTSFAFIENMRRENGLHYLDNWGQTTVSCLLNLKDYVDKVEIIASGGVRNPLDIVKSLVLGARAVGISKIILELAVKYEVEKVIEILESWKNECRMIMCALNARNIRELRNVKYILYGKTLEFFMQQKEDFLNF from the coding sequence TTGAAAAATAGGAAAGATGAGCATATTAGGTATGCGTTGGAGCATAGGAGTGAGTATAATAGCTTTGATGAGGTTGAGCTTATTCATTGTTCTATTCCAAAATATAATCTTGAAGAAATTGAGCTGAAAACTCAATTTGCAGGGTGTGAATTTGAAGTGCCGTTTTTTATTAATGCAATTACGGGTGGAAGTGAGAATGCGAAAAAGATTAATCAGAAGTTGGCGAGAGTTGCGAGTGAATGTGGGTTGTTATTCGTAACTGGATCTTATAGTGCAGCTTTGAAAAATGTTGGGGATGATTCGTTTAAAATTGTGAAAAGGGAAAATCCTGGATTGAAACTTGCTACGAATATTGGGATTGATAAGAATTTTACGGCTGGGATTAAGGCTGTTGAGGCTTTGGATCCGCTGTTTTTACAAGTTCATGTTAATCTTATGCAGGAACTTATTATGTCTGAAGGAAGCAGGAATTTTAGGGAATGGGAGAATAATTTGAGAGAATTTGCGAGAAATATTGAAGTTCCGATTGTTTTGAAGGAAGTTGGGTTTGGGATGACTGAGAATACGGTGAAAAAGGGGCTTGAACTTGGAATAAAGACTTTTGATATTAGTGGTCGTGGGGGAACTAGCTTTGCATTTATTGAAAATATGAGACGGGAAAATGGGCTCCATTATTTGGATAATTGGGGGCAGACTACGGTTTCCTGCCTTTTGAATCTGAAAGATTATGTGGATAAAGTGGAAATTATTGCAAGTGGAGGAGTTAGAAATCCGTTAGACATTGTAAAATCATTAGTTTTGGGGGCAAGAGCAGTAGGAATTTCAAAGATAATTTTAGAATTGGCTGTGAAGTATGAGGTTGAGAAAGTGATTGAAATTTTAGAGAGCTGGAAGAATGAGTGCAGGATGATAATGTGTGCTTTGAATGCTCGGAATATTAGGGAGTTACGGAATGTTAAATATATTTTGTATGGGAAAACATTGGAATTTTTTATGCAGCAAAAAGAGGATTTTTTAAATTTCTAG
- a CDS encoding HAD family hydrolase — MRKEEVGKKKIIVYDFDKTLYDGETGVNFSVFYLKKYPVRSILFMMKYSKDLIFYLLKIIDLRALKERYFEFLERHSKEEVEELVAGFWETKRHKIYSWTREELEKNKKECEMVIVSSASPLFLIENFLLSLGYDKVFGTNFVNDGKDGRETFVAKIDGENNKGEEKVKKLDEWAKENGFEYEILKFYSDSLADEPLYDIACKKYWIKKGVKIEGMPKRKTLFDKLFWK; from the coding sequence ATGAGAAAAGAAGAAGTTGGGAAGAAGAAAATTATTGTTTACGATTTTGATAAAACACTTTATGATGGGGAGACGGGGGTTAATTTTTCGGTGTTTTATTTGAAAAAGTATCCTGTTAGGTCGATTTTGTTTATGATGAAATATTCTAAGGATTTGATTTTTTATTTGCTGAAAATAATTGACTTGAGGGCTTTGAAAGAGAGATATTTTGAGTTTTTGGAGAGACATTCTAAGGAAGAGGTTGAGGAACTGGTGGCTGGGTTTTGGGAGACTAAGAGGCATAAAATTTATTCTTGGACAAGGGAGGAATTGGAAAAAAATAAGAAGGAGTGCGAGATGGTTATTGTGTCTTCGGCTAGCCCTTTGTTTTTGATTGAGAATTTTTTGCTGTCGCTTGGGTATGATAAGGTTTTTGGGACTAATTTTGTGAATGATGGAAAAGATGGCAGGGAAACTTTTGTTGCGAAAATTGATGGGGAGAATAATAAGGGGGAGGAGAAAGTTAAGAAGCTGGATGAATGGGCGAAGGAAAATGGGTTTGAATATGAGATTTTGAAGTTTTATTCGGATAGCTTGGCGGATGAGCCTTTGTATGATATTGCTTGTAAAAAGTATTGGATAAAGAAGGGGGTTAAGATTGAGGGGATGCCTAAAAGGAAGACTTTATTTGATAAGTTGTTTTGGAAGTAA
- a CDS encoding RNA-guided endonuclease TnpB family protein: MKYNLAFKYRIYPNKDQELLINKTFGCVRFVYNTILYTANKIYEETGKNKIVTPASLKSENQFLKEVDSLALSNAQLNVKRSFMNFFQKRAKFPRFKSKKNNVKSYTTNCVNNSIRIEENKYLVLPKLKRIKLKYHREIPKDYKIKSVTLTNSNGNYYVSILTEFEKEIQKIPSNDKVIGLDFSMSELFVSSENQRADYPKYFRMLEEELKKLQKSLSRKVKFSKNWYKQKAKISRLHEYIKNCRRDFLHKLSKNLSEAYNAVIVEDLNMKGMSQALNFGKSVGDNGWGMFLRMLEYKLMFLGKQFLKIDKWFPSSKTCSRCGNIKEELKLSERSYKCECCGIEIDRDYNAALNIKNIGKLMLEY, translated from the coding sequence ATGAAATATAATTTAGCATTCAAATACAGAATTTATCCAAATAAAGATCAAGAATTATTGATAAATAAGACTTTTGGATGTGTTCGTTTTGTTTATAATACGATTTTGTATACTGCTAATAAGATTTATGAAGAAACTGGAAAAAATAAAATAGTTACACCTGCCAGTTTGAAAAGTGAAAATCAATTTCTAAAAGAAGTCGACAGTCTAGCACTTTCAAATGCTCAATTGAATGTAAAACGATCGTTTATGAATTTCTTTCAAAAGAGGGCAAAATTTCCAAGGTTCAAATCTAAAAAGAATAATGTTAAAAGTTACACGACAAATTGTGTGAACAATTCGATACGAATTGAGGAGAATAAATATTTGGTCTTGCCAAAATTGAAAAGAATAAAATTAAAATATCATAGAGAAATACCGAAGGATTACAAGATAAAGTCAGTAACATTGACAAACAGTAATGGAAATTACTATGTTTCCATCTTAACAGAATTTGAAAAAGAAATTCAAAAAATCCCAAGTAATGATAAAGTAATTGGACTTGATTTTTCAATGTCTGAATTATTTGTCAGCTCTGAAAACCAAAGGGCTGATTATCCAAAATACTTTAGGATGTTGGAAGAAGAATTGAAAAAATTACAGAAATCATTATCGAGAAAAGTGAAATTTTCTAAAAATTGGTATAAGCAAAAAGCGAAAATATCAAGATTACATGAGTATATCAAAAATTGCCGAAGGGATTTTTTGCATAAATTGTCGAAAAATTTGTCTGAAGCGTATAATGCTGTGATTGTCGAGGATTTGAATATGAAAGGCATGAGCCAGGCATTAAATTTTGGTAAAAGTGTAGGAGATAATGGATGGGGAATGTTTTTGAGGATGCTTGAGTATAAACTGATGTTTTTAGGGAAACAATTTTTGAAGATAGATAAGTGGTTTCCGTCATCGAAAACTTGTAGTAGATGTGGAAATATTAAAGAGGAACTGAAATTATCAGAAAGAAGTTATAAATGTGAGTGCTGCGGGATTGAAATTGATAGGGATTACAATGCGGCATTGAATATAAAAAACATTGGAAAATTGATGTTGGAATATTAG